A region of Streptomyces sp. R44 DNA encodes the following proteins:
- a CDS encoding response regulator: MIRVLLADDQELVRAGIRLVLKHADDIDVVAEASDGREAEALAVRHEVDVAMLDIQMQGTDGLCAAERLAARAPSIRVLMLTTFGEHAYVERALRAGVAGFLLKDSTPQELIQAVRRVASGVPVVSPQITRHLIDRYLDGGEEPADPRVRRIADLTSREREVLAMVGTGASNAEIGKRLHLGEGTVKAYVSRMLTKLRCANRVQAAILAHDARLLQGER; this comes from the coding sequence GTGATACGTGTACTGCTCGCCGACGATCAGGAGCTGGTCCGCGCCGGCATCAGGCTGGTGCTCAAGCACGCCGACGACATCGACGTGGTGGCCGAGGCGTCGGACGGCCGCGAGGCGGAGGCGCTCGCCGTCCGGCACGAGGTGGACGTCGCGATGCTCGACATCCAGATGCAGGGCACGGACGGGCTCTGCGCGGCGGAACGGCTCGCCGCCCGGGCCCCGTCGATCCGGGTGCTCATGCTCACCACCTTCGGCGAACACGCCTACGTCGAACGCGCGTTGCGAGCGGGCGTGGCGGGATTCCTCCTCAAGGACAGCACCCCGCAGGAACTCATCCAGGCCGTCCGTCGGGTCGCGTCCGGAGTCCCCGTCGTGTCCCCCCAGATCACCCGGCACCTCATCGACCGGTACCTCGACGGCGGCGAGGAGCCTGCCGATCCCCGAGTACGCCGCATCGCCGACCTCACCAGCAGGGAGCGCGAGGTCCTCGCGATGGTCGGCACCGGCGCCTCCAACGCCGAGATCGGCAAGCGGCTGCACCTGGGGGAGGGCACGGTCAAGGCGTACGTGAGCCGCATGCTGACGAAGCTGCGCTGCGCCAACCGCGTCCAGGCCGCCATCCTGGCCCACGACGCCCGGCTCCTTCAGGGGGAGCGGTGA
- a CDS encoding sensor histidine kinase, giving the protein MRRRLFPLTADLALIAVTAATVVALLDWDSWSSEQGALCGTAGQLTTAAGAVTAVLVRRRWPATALVAAAALIAFEPLTGGALTAVAYTAGLNWTRLHHRVVTLTASLTVPLAVTLAHSAAEPAPILEYDVMVVLVTGIVCGILPGLAGALTGQRERLLQALEERNAFLERAHRSAEEQARSRERSRIAGEMHDLLGHRLSLVALHSGGLEMAGEAGDPEVRRSARLVHSTVRQAMAELRDVLGVLRAEDPLSGAAEPLTARTGTRADVAALVAQSRTAGIAVHLDWSGDDLTGESPTARRAVDRVIREALTNVHKHAAASEVRVAVRRESRQVRVDVRNGPESVTARAVRLPGGDLGLVGLHERIRLLGGTLRAGPADGGGYAVDARIPLDAGPATATTPAPAGPQTVSAARSWWHRFVNAAAMALGVLGVVALQFVTLAFVPYPEADEPSGVEGTAVSSTVLPPTS; this is encoded by the coding sequence ATGCGGCGCCGGTTGTTTCCGCTGACGGCCGACCTCGCGCTGATCGCCGTGACCGCGGCGACCGTCGTGGCCCTGCTGGACTGGGACAGCTGGAGCTCCGAGCAGGGCGCGCTGTGCGGCACGGCGGGACAGCTCACCACGGCCGCGGGGGCGGTGACGGCGGTACTCGTCCGCCGACGGTGGCCCGCGACGGCGCTGGTCGCCGCGGCCGCGCTCATCGCGTTCGAGCCGCTGACCGGCGGAGCGCTGACGGCCGTCGCCTACACGGCGGGCCTGAACTGGACCCGGCTCCACCACCGCGTCGTCACCCTGACCGCGTCCCTGACGGTGCCACTGGCCGTCACCCTCGCCCACTCGGCGGCGGAGCCCGCGCCGATCCTCGAGTACGACGTGATGGTCGTCCTCGTCACGGGCATCGTGTGCGGGATCCTGCCCGGTCTCGCCGGGGCGCTGACCGGTCAGCGCGAGCGGCTCCTCCAGGCCCTGGAGGAGCGCAACGCCTTCCTGGAGCGGGCCCACCGCTCGGCCGAGGAGCAGGCCAGATCGCGCGAACGGTCCCGGATCGCGGGCGAGATGCACGACCTGCTCGGCCACCGGCTCAGCCTCGTCGCCCTGCACTCCGGCGGCCTGGAGATGGCCGGCGAGGCCGGTGATCCCGAGGTCCGTCGCAGCGCCCGGCTGGTGCACAGCACGGTCCGCCAGGCGATGGCCGAGCTACGGGACGTCCTCGGGGTCCTGCGCGCGGAGGATCCGCTGTCGGGTGCCGCGGAGCCGCTGACCGCACGTACCGGAACCCGCGCCGACGTCGCCGCGCTCGTGGCCCAGTCCCGTACGGCCGGCATCGCCGTGCACCTCGACTGGTCCGGCGACGACCTGACGGGGGAGAGCCCCACCGCCCGGCGCGCCGTGGACAGGGTGATCCGCGAGGCCCTGACCAACGTGCACAAGCACGCGGCCGCGTCGGAGGTACGGGTCGCCGTCCGCAGGGAGTCCCGGCAGGTACGCGTCGACGTCCGCAACGGACCCGAGAGCGTCACCGCACGGGCGGTCAGGCTGCCGGGCGGCGACCTCGGCCTCGTCGGTCTCCACGAAAGGATCCGTCTGCTCGGCGGCACCCTGCGCGCCGGACCCGCCGACGGCGGCGGGTACGCGGTCGACGCCCGCATCCCCCTGGACGCCGGCCCCGCCACGGCGACCACGCCCGCCCCGGCCGGCCCGCAGACCGTGTCGGCGGCCCGCTCCTGGTGGCACCGCTTCGTGAACGCCGCCGCCATGGCGCTCGGCGTGCTGGGTGTCGTCGCCCTGCAGTTCGTCACCCTCGCCTTCGTCCCGTACCCGGAGGCGGACGAACCGTCCGGCGTCGAGGGGACCGCCGTCTCGTCGACCGTCCTCCCTCCCACTTCTTGA
- a CDS encoding agmatine deiminase family protein — protein sequence MDTSTTSRRRLLQLGAAALPLAALGSALPTVARAATSPSGATLRMPAEHDRHVRTFMAWPALSSIWSPYLTGVRRDIARVADAISRYEPVVVLARPEQAADARYQCGAGAYYGIEVVEIPNDDLWIRDFGPTFVVAPGAVAGVDTNFNGWGKTGTTYAQPYANDAAAAATLLGQYGVPRVQAGFVGEGGSLETDGQGTLLATVSSLVNSNRNPGMSQDQVEQAMKSALGIDKVIWVPGLAGQDITDCHIDCLARFVAPGQVILDQPGPGTDPKWVAVYNETKQILLGATDAQGRRLTVTELPGPDRKRIRGKDRGSAFLSSYTNYYTANGAVLVPQFGDSYADGVAYNILAAAYPGRTIVQLDIDNIATGGGGIHCATQSQPVVPPAV from the coding sequence ACTGCTCCAGCTCGGCGCGGCCGCTCTGCCCCTCGCGGCCCTCGGATCGGCCCTGCCCACCGTCGCCCGCGCCGCCACCAGCCCCTCCGGCGCCACGCTGCGCATGCCCGCCGAGCACGACCGCCATGTGCGGACCTTCATGGCCTGGCCCGCGCTGTCCTCGATCTGGTCCCCGTACCTCACCGGCGTGCGCCGTGACATCGCGCGCGTGGCCGACGCGATCTCCCGCTACGAGCCCGTCGTGGTGCTCGCCCGCCCCGAGCAGGCGGCCGACGCGCGGTACCAGTGCGGAGCCGGCGCCTACTACGGCATCGAGGTCGTCGAGATACCCAACGACGACCTGTGGATCCGGGACTTCGGCCCCACCTTCGTCGTCGCGCCCGGCGCCGTCGCGGGCGTGGACACCAACTTCAACGGCTGGGGCAAGACCGGCACGACGTACGCCCAGCCGTACGCGAACGACGCAGCCGCGGCCGCGACCCTGCTCGGCCAGTACGGCGTCCCGCGCGTGCAGGCCGGATTCGTCGGGGAGGGCGGCTCGCTGGAGACCGACGGCCAGGGCACCCTGCTCGCCACCGTCAGCTCGCTCGTCAACAGCAACCGCAACCCCGGCATGAGCCAGGACCAGGTCGAGCAGGCGATGAAGTCGGCGCTCGGCATCGACAAGGTGATCTGGGTGCCGGGACTCGCCGGCCAGGACATCACCGACTGCCACATCGACTGCCTGGCCCGCTTCGTCGCACCGGGACAGGTCATCCTCGACCAGCCCGGTCCCGGCACCGACCCCAAGTGGGTCGCCGTCTACAACGAGACCAAGCAGATCCTGCTCGGCGCGACCGACGCCCAGGGCCGCCGCCTGACCGTCACCGAACTCCCCGGCCCGGACCGCAAGCGCATCCGCGGCAAGGACCGGGGCAGCGCCTTCCTGTCCAGCTACACCAACTACTACACCGCCAACGGCGCCGTCCTCGTCCCCCAGTTCGGTGACAGCTACGCCGACGGCGTGGCCTACAACATCCTCGCGGCCGCCTATCCCGGCCGGACCATCGTCCAGCTCGACATCGACAACATCGCGACCGGCGGTGGCGGCATCCACTGCGCCACCCAGTCGCAGCCCGTCGTGCCCCCGGCCGTCTGA